One genomic window of Candidatus Methylomirabilota bacterium includes the following:
- a CDS encoding mandelate racemase/muconate lactonizing enzyme family protein, translating to MKITAIESFVLRVPTPHPIALEFAEHKLVVANIQTDEGLTGLGYSLAFGGGGAEAIQVYLESRLKPVLLGEDPLFVERLWERMYRADRGIKRQGVAGYALSALDIGLWDLAGRAARLPLYKMWGAVTDRVAVYGSGGWPAYSVDELVAEARRYVDMGCRYYKMKIHHPDPRVNRQRVEAVRKAVGEGVRLMVDVNQKLDVLGNIRQAQLLEDLDLVWYEEPVLADDIAACAEVARAIRIPVATGENNYTRFEFRELIERRAARYLMPDVCRANGFSETLKIGHLAAAHQVAVSPHVVHELSLHVVGALSNGFLVEFIDWTPPDLFVGLPRCEDGHFRIPDRPGHGIALAPDAARKYRV from the coding sequence ATGAAAATCACCGCCATCGAGAGCTTTGTCTTGAGAGTCCCCACGCCCCACCCCATCGCGCTGGAGTTCGCCGAGCACAAGCTGGTCGTCGCGAACATTCAGACCGACGAGGGGCTCACCGGGCTCGGCTACAGCCTCGCCTTCGGCGGCGGTGGGGCCGAGGCCATCCAGGTATACCTGGAATCGCGCCTCAAGCCGGTCCTGCTCGGCGAGGACCCGCTCTTCGTCGAGCGGCTGTGGGAGCGGATGTACCGCGCCGACCGGGGCATCAAGCGCCAGGGCGTCGCCGGCTACGCGCTCAGCGCGCTGGACATCGGGCTCTGGGACCTGGCGGGCCGCGCCGCCCGCCTGCCGCTCTACAAGATGTGGGGCGCCGTCACCGATCGCGTCGCGGTCTACGGCAGCGGCGGGTGGCCGGCGTACTCCGTCGACGAGCTGGTGGCCGAGGCCCGGCGCTACGTGGACATGGGGTGCCGCTACTACAAGATGAAGATCCATCACCCGGATCCGCGGGTGAATCGCCAGCGCGTGGAGGCGGTCCGGAAAGCGGTCGGGGAGGGCGTCCGCCTCATGGTGGACGTCAACCAGAAGCTCGACGTCCTCGGCAACATCCGCCAGGCCCAGCTGCTCGAGGACCTGGATCTGGTCTGGTACGAGGAGCCGGTGCTGGCCGACGACATCGCCGCCTGCGCCGAGGTGGCGCGGGCCATCCGCATCCCCGTCGCGACCGGCGAGAACAACTACACGCGCTTCGAGTTCCGGGAGCTGATCGAGCGGCGCGCCGCCCGCTATCTCATGCCCGACGTCTGCCGCGCCAACGGTTTCAGCGAGACGCTGAAGATCGGCCACCTCGCCGCCGCCCACCAGGTGGCGGTCTCCCCGCACGTGGTGCACGAGCTGTCGCTGCACGTCGTGGGCGCGCTGAGCAACGGCTTCCTGGTGGAGTTCATCGACTGGACGCCGCCCGACCTCTTCGTGGGGCTGCCGCGCTGCGAGGACGGCCACTTCCGCATCCCCGACCGCCCCGGCCACGGCATCGCGCTCGCCCCCGACGCCGCCCGCAAGTACCGCGTCTGA
- a CDS encoding FKBP-type peptidyl-prolyl cis-trans isomerase: MRNPALGSIVALLIWVSTAFGAGVELKTDEQKTFYALGLAIGQNLASFTLSEAELELVKAGLSDTVLKKQRQVELEAWGPKIQELQRTRLSAAAAAEKKAGQAFLDKASAEKGATKTASGLIISTLKPGTGPAPKASDTVKLHYHGTLTDGTVFDSSVQRGEPATFPLNGVIPCFAEGMQLIKVGGKSRLVCPANLAYGDRGAPPRIKPGATLVFEVELLEIVAK; this comes from the coding sequence ATGCGCAACCCCGCCCTCGGGTCGATCGTCGCCCTCCTGATCTGGGTGTCCACAGCCTTCGGGGCGGGAGTGGAACTCAAGACCGACGAGCAGAAGACCTTTTACGCGCTGGGCCTGGCCATCGGTCAGAACCTGGCCTCGTTCACGCTGAGCGAGGCGGAGCTGGAGCTGGTCAAGGCCGGCCTCTCCGACACGGTCCTCAAGAAGCAGCGGCAGGTCGAGCTCGAGGCCTGGGGGCCGAAGATCCAGGAGCTGCAGCGCACGCGGCTCAGCGCCGCGGCGGCCGCCGAGAAGAAGGCCGGCCAGGCCTTCCTGGACAAGGCGTCCGCCGAGAAGGGCGCCACCAAGACGGCGTCCGGCCTCATCATCTCGACGCTCAAGCCCGGGACCGGCCCCGCGCCCAAGGCCAGCGACACGGTGAAGCTGCACTACCACGGCACCCTGACCGACGGCACGGTCTTCGACAGCTCCGTGCAGCGCGGGGAGCCGGCGACGTTCCCCCTGAACGGCGTGATCCCCTGCTTCGCCGAAGGCATGCAGCTCATCAAGGTGGGCGGCAAGAGCCGGCTGGTGTGCCCGGCGAACCTCGCCTACGGCGACCGCGGCGCCCCGCCCCGGATCAAGCCGGGCGCCACGCTCGTGTTCGAGGTGGAGCTGCTGGAGATCGTAGCGAAATAG
- a CDS encoding RHS repeat-associated core domain-containing protein translates to MTGAAVHRPRPSSSAEPASHHPRSSGTRGGCEDRARYYHPGLQRFVSEDPIGFAGGDVNLYAYVANDPLKWTDPLGLEVLNPQNLPVQPAVLEALHAFNRHIVLCKDIVITGGDRPGDPESHGQGLAADINVPGQLHLLTANQAAESGLFGGVGWYEEGYYDPRDPKVGPHVHVDLRKGTFRWGHATSGREYHGSFPRYTGPRQECPQSQGETLSGRK, encoded by the coding sequence GTGACCGGCGCCGCCGTGCATCGGCCGCGCCCGTCATCGTCGGCGGAACCCGCGTCGCACCATCCTCGATCCTCCGGAACTCGCGGCGGGTGTGAGGATAGGGCGCGATACTATCATCCGGGCCTGCAGCGGTTTGTCAGTGAAGATCCGATCGGATTTGCGGGGGGCGACGTAAACCTTTACGCCTACGTCGCCAACGACCCGCTGAAATGGACTGATCCTCTCGGCCTCGAAGTCTTGAATCCGCAGAACCTACCCGTCCAGCCGGCGGTATTGGAAGCGCTCCATGCGTTCAATCGGCACATCGTGCTCTGCAAAGACATCGTGATCACGGGCGGTGATCGACCTGGCGACCCTGAGAGTCACGGTCAGGGATTGGCGGCGGACATTAACGTCCCCGGGCAACTGCACCTGCTCACCGCGAACCAAGCGGCCGAGAGTGGTCTCTTCGGCGGCGTAGGATGGTACGAAGAGGGGTATTACGATCCAAGGGATCCAAAAGTTGGGCCGCATGTTCACGTGGATCTCCGCAAGGGAACATTCAGATGGGGACACGCCACGAGCGGCAGAGAGTACCACGGCTCGTTTCCGCGATATACCGGGCCGCGCCAAGAATGTCCTCAGTCGCAGGGAGAAACACTTTCGGGGAGGAAATAG
- a CDS encoding DNA-formamidopyrimidine glycosylase family protein, with protein MPELPEVDVARLAARRVAVGRRITGVWCADDPIVFEGVAPARLRRALLGRRVLGVHRHGKHFWLELDRRPWLCLHFGMTGGLHTSRTPGVKLVSSGRRGPAAAWPPRFARLRLTFDDGGELVIADARRLGRIRLRDDPRREPPISLLGFDALWELPPPERFGALLRERAAPVKAVLLDQSFAAGVGNWIADEVLYQARIAPRRPARSLSDAEARRLRAALRSVLTTAVRLRADGDRFPRTWLFHHRWDRDAGAVTARGEKIRRVTIAGRTAAWVPAVQR; from the coding sequence ATGCCCGAGCTCCCCGAAGTTGACGTGGCCCGCCTGGCGGCCCGGCGCGTGGCCGTCGGGCGCCGGATCACCGGCGTGTGGTGCGCCGACGATCCGATCGTCTTCGAGGGCGTCGCGCCGGCGCGCCTGCGCCGGGCGCTCCTCGGCCGCCGCGTGCTCGGCGTCCACCGGCACGGCAAGCATTTCTGGCTCGAGCTCGACCGGCGCCCCTGGCTCTGCCTGCACTTCGGCATGACCGGCGGGCTTCACACCTCGCGCACGCCCGGCGTGAAGCTGGTCTCGAGCGGCCGCCGGGGTCCCGCCGCCGCCTGGCCGCCGCGATTCGCCCGGCTACGGCTGACGTTCGACGACGGCGGGGAGCTGGTGATCGCGGATGCCCGCCGCCTCGGCCGCATCCGCCTGCGCGACGATCCACGCCGGGAGCCGCCCATCAGCCTCCTGGGCTTCGACGCCCTGTGGGAGCTGCCGCCGCCCGAGCGGTTCGGCGCGCTGCTCCGCGAGCGGGCGGCGCCGGTCAAGGCGGTGCTGCTGGACCAGTCGTTCGCGGCGGGCGTTGGGAACTGGATCGCCGACGAGGTCCTCTACCAGGCGCGCATCGCCCCGCGGAGGCCGGCCCGCTCGCTGTCGGACGCGGAGGCCCGGCGCCTGCGCGCGGCGCTGCGGTCGGTCCTCACCACGGCGGTGAGGCTACGGGCGGACGGCGACCGCTTTCCCCGCACCTGGCTCTTCCACCACCGCTGGGACCGCGATGCCGGCGCGGTGACGGCGCGCGGCGAGAAGATCCGCCGCGTCACCATCGCCGGCCGCACCGCCGCCTGGGTCCCCGCCGTGCAGCGCTAG
- a CDS encoding RHS repeat-associated core domain-containing protein: MYYYRARYYHPTLQRFVSEDSLGFAAGDANLYAYVGAWVNNLLLRHS; this comes from the coding sequence TTGTACTACTACCGGGCGCGGTACTACCATCCCACGCTGCAGCGGTTTGTCAGTGAAGATTCGCTTGGGTTCGCAGCAGGCGACGCCAATCTCTATGCGTACGTGGGGGCCTGGGTGAACAACCTCTTGCTTCGTCACAGCTAG
- a CDS encoding IPT/TIG domain-containing protein: MLELRRVVLLLVVLIGALLSFVAPAAADIFYLYDDLGRLIAVVDPEGNAATYTYDEVGNLRAIQRIDAGTSLVGITLVTPNRGRVGTQVSIFGKGFSATAAQNTVTFNGTAATVTEAAPNRITTSVPAGATTGLISVTSPLGTATSPTPFTVAGAMAVEPAGAAVLAGARQQFQATEGGSPTADVTWAVNGITEGDTTIGTISASGLYMAPATILGSTGTTTVTVTATHRDDRQASGSASVTVIARTAFFSAVSVALAAYAPGRTVNQNVGSSLSVQVAESPALLVAGGPVAAAVAESGTQFVGAGAVAATVAPVITGRSPASAAPGTNLAITVTGSGFTGATGLSFLLATGADSNISVTNLQVNPDGTEATAQVSILSGAVVGGRVIQITTPGGASTRAGTGGNVFNVQ, from the coding sequence ATGCTCGAGCTCCGACGCGTCGTCCTCCTGCTGGTCGTGCTCATCGGCGCGCTTCTCTCTTTCGTCGCGCCGGCCGCCGCCGACATCTTCTACCTCTACGACGACCTCGGGCGGCTGATCGCGGTCGTGGATCCGGAGGGGAACGCCGCGACCTACACGTACGACGAGGTCGGTAACCTCCGGGCGATCCAGCGGATCGATGCCGGCACGAGCCTGGTGGGGATCACGCTCGTCACGCCCAACCGCGGACGCGTCGGCACCCAGGTGTCGATCTTCGGCAAGGGTTTCAGCGCCACCGCGGCACAGAACACCGTCACCTTCAACGGCACCGCCGCGACCGTCACTGAGGCGGCTCCGAACCGGATCACCACGTCCGTCCCTGCTGGGGCCACGACGGGGTTGATCAGCGTGACGAGCCCGCTGGGGACGGCGACGTCTCCAACCCCGTTCACGGTCGCCGGCGCGATGGCCGTCGAGCCCGCCGGCGCCGCCGTTCTCGCAGGGGCGAGGCAGCAGTTCCAAGCGACCGAGGGCGGAAGCCCGACGGCGGACGTGACGTGGGCGGTCAACGGGATCACCGAGGGTGACACGACGATCGGGACGATCTCCGCGAGTGGGCTCTACATGGCGCCCGCCACCATCCTCGGCTCGACGGGAACGACGACGGTGACAGTGACGGCCACCCACCGGGACGATCGGCAGGCCAGCGGGTCGGCCTCGGTGACGGTCATCGCGCGAACGGCCTTCTTCAGTGCCGTCAGCGTGGCGCTCGCCGCCTACGCCCCGGGCCGCACGGTCAACCAGAACGTCGGCTCGTCCCTCAGCGTCCAGGTCGCAGAGTCGCCGGCTCTCCTGGTAGCTGGGGGCCCGGTCGCGGCCGCGGTGGCGGAGTCGGGGACTCAATTCGTCGGCGCCGGCGCGGTGGCGGCCACGGTGGCGCCGGTGATCACCGGACGGTCGCCGGCCAGCGCCGCGCCCGGCACCAACCTCGCGATCACGGTGACCGGCTCGGGCTTCACGGGAGCGACCGGCTTGAGCTTCCTGCTGGCGACCGGCGCCGATTCGAACATTTCCGTCACGAATCTCCAGGTCAATCCCGACGGCACCGAAGCCACTGCACAGGTGTCGATCCTCAGCGGGGCTGTGGTGGGGGGCCGGGTGATTCAGATCACGACCCCTGGCGGCGCATCGACCCGCGCGGGGACCGGCGGCAACGTCTTCAACGTGCAATGA
- a CDS encoding kelch repeat-containing protein, which yields MGLFADPIAYHAAAWLTDGRLLLIGGTTGSGTADQIRVIDRTGRMAVSTLAAARTAATATLLADGSVAVAGGVDVRGPFDTVEILNPATGASAVASVRLPRAVSEHTATLLPNGRLLITGGRDARGQSRATVQWLDLTTAHASDLVDLAVARAGHTASLLTDGRVLVAGGQGPAGVTGSAEIWDLASLTSTTLPAALRQPRMGHTATLLPSGEVLISGGVGADGRALATIERFDPVTGIFRASSVSLLSPRAHHTATLLPTGEVLLWGGVDRSGAILAAGEIFDPRRETLRAVSQPLGALAADQAAPALFASLPGDGASDVPTTASIALRFSEPLRMTSVTTGTVTMTGPAKDVAIAVVPADAGLLVFVTPVQPLQTGTTYALRLDGLGDTAGWPVPSTRLTFTTAAAPGTAVGGGGGSPGEMALGPPISSAPAEGDRGPLGDEPGAPASGGQSLPPLEAPPGVTAVAGQALELDGTPLAHVTLEIGHKKAKTDQTGRFILVAVPPGHGRMLIDGRSASRAGRTYGVFQAGLEVTAGRTNVLPFTIWMPEIDTAHAVTIPSPTTAETVITSPAIPGLEVRIPAGSVIFDHEHHVATHLSLTQIPLDRPPFPLPKHVDVPLYFTLQPGAGYVSNATWTGARIIYPNRRQAPPGTRFDFWHYDPDGKGWFVYGQGEVTRDGRQIVPDPGVAVYEFTGAMVALPSLAPPTGPVVAGAKRADPVDVATGLFVLEKTDLALPDTLPLVLTRTYRQNDTRSRAFGIGASHPYDIFLVGDVNPYTYVDIILPDGGRVHFTRISPGTGPVDAVYQHTATPTAFYGAKIAWNPGPFVWELTLKDGTVWWFPEAALQTIAAKAAVKQIRDRFGNTIQFARDGTSGDLLTLTSPTGRWINFTYDTSHRITAAADNLGRQVQYQYDASGRLTQVTDPNGGVTQYTYDADHRMLTLRDARGITYLTNAYDATGRVITQTQADNTTFQFAYTVDVNNTITQTDVTDPRAIVERVTFNSPGYMLTDTRALGRPEQQVTTYARQAGTNLVQSVTDALNRQTTFTYDTMGNVTSVTRLASTPQAVMTSFTWEAPSATTFNRLTSVTPPLGPTTTRTFAYDDVNHRVTVTDPLGHATVLTQNAAGQVVSVANALQQATTFEYDLPGNLTAIVDPLGNRATRAYDAVGRLTQQTDPRGTTTAYVYDLLNQLRALGDPLGTTRFTYDANGNLLSVTDARGSGTSYAYNNMDRLQSRTDPLLRSESYTYDNHGNLATFTDRKSQITSRTYDGLNRPALVTYADTSTTAYTWDAGDRLTQITDSLSGTITRSYDLLDRRTQETTPQGTISYSYDAAGRRTSMTAAGQPTVTYAYDNADRLTSITQGASLVTFGYDNADRRTSLTLPNGVTTTYAYNAASQLTGLTYALGATTLGTLIYGYDTNGNRRAVGGTWARTGLPQPVASATYNAANQQLTFGAQTLTYDLNGNLTSDGTNTYAWNVRNKLATITGLVPASFVYDGTGRRRAKTISDSTTNFLYDGINPIQEQAGASVRNLLTGLGVDEYLTRDDGAGLRLFLADALGSTIALVDNAAAVQGEYTYEPFGATTATGTLGANTLTYTGREDDETGLKYYRARYYHPAFQRFISEDPIGLLAGDPNFYIYVGNNPVSFVDPTGLDKERPSCFSRNRFASLFAGTGWEPVVTVVEIVSLSSLATDLVATGVKATRVGVGGPKQPYASGLNALSRGLGRAVGRPALTGALVAVGDIATPILAVTATFTGAYDATILAQCALGVIE from the coding sequence ATGGGGCTATTTGCTGACCCGATCGCCTATCACGCCGCGGCGTGGCTGACGGACGGGCGGCTCCTTCTGATAGGTGGTACGACCGGGAGCGGCACCGCCGATCAGATCCGCGTCATCGACCGCACCGGCCGGATGGCGGTCAGCACCCTCGCTGCTGCCCGGACCGCCGCGACCGCCACGCTCCTGGCCGACGGCTCGGTCGCCGTGGCCGGCGGGGTCGATGTCCGAGGCCCGTTCGACACGGTCGAGATTCTGAATCCGGCCACGGGCGCGAGCGCCGTCGCCTCGGTTCGCCTGCCACGGGCGGTGAGCGAGCACACGGCCACGCTCCTGCCGAACGGACGGCTGCTCATCACCGGCGGCCGAGATGCGCGGGGCCAGAGCCGCGCCACGGTGCAGTGGCTGGATCTCACGACCGCTCACGCCTCCGACCTCGTTGACCTCGCCGTGGCCCGCGCGGGGCACACCGCGAGTCTGCTGACAGATGGCCGGGTGCTCGTGGCCGGCGGGCAGGGGCCGGCGGGCGTGACGGGCTCCGCGGAGATCTGGGATCTGGCCAGCCTGACCAGCACGACACTTCCCGCGGCTCTGCGGCAGCCGCGCATGGGCCACACGGCGACTTTGCTCCCGTCAGGTGAGGTCCTCATCAGCGGAGGCGTTGGGGCTGACGGGCGCGCCCTGGCAACGATCGAACGCTTCGATCCCGTAACCGGGATCTTTCGTGCGAGCTCGGTGAGCCTGCTCTCGCCGCGCGCCCACCACACGGCGACCCTCCTGCCCACGGGCGAGGTCCTCCTCTGGGGCGGCGTCGACCGTTCCGGGGCGATCCTGGCGGCCGGCGAGATCTTCGATCCGCGACGGGAGACTCTGCGCGCGGTGAGCCAGCCCCTGGGGGCGCTGGCTGCTGATCAGGCGGCTCCTGCTCTCTTCGCGAGCCTTCCCGGCGACGGCGCCAGCGATGTGCCGACTACTGCCTCCATCGCGCTCCGCTTCTCCGAGCCGCTCCGCATGACGAGCGTGACAACCGGCACCGTCACGATGACCGGGCCCGCGAAAGACGTCGCAATCGCGGTGGTGCCGGCCGACGCCGGGCTGCTGGTGTTCGTTACACCCGTCCAACCACTCCAGACGGGGACGACGTATGCCCTCCGGCTCGACGGTCTCGGGGATACGGCGGGCTGGCCGGTTCCCTCGACGCGGCTGACCTTCACCACGGCGGCCGCTCCAGGGACGGCTGTCGGCGGGGGCGGTGGAAGTCCTGGGGAGATGGCTTTGGGCCCGCCGATCTCCAGCGCACCGGCTGAGGGGGATCGCGGGCCGCTCGGTGACGAGCCCGGTGCCCCGGCTTCCGGAGGGCAGTCTCTGCCGCCGCTGGAGGCCCCGCCGGGGGTGACGGCCGTCGCCGGGCAAGCGCTGGAGCTTGATGGCACGCCGCTCGCGCACGTCACGCTCGAGATCGGCCACAAAAAGGCGAAGACAGACCAGACCGGGCGGTTCATCCTCGTCGCCGTCCCGCCGGGCCACGGCAGGATGCTGATCGATGGGCGCTCGGCGAGCCGAGCCGGCCGGACCTACGGGGTCTTCCAGGCGGGGTTGGAAGTAACGGCGGGACGAACGAACGTCCTACCGTTCACCATCTGGATGCCCGAGATCGATACCGCCCACGCCGTCACGATTCCGTCGCCCACGACGGCGGAGACCGTCATCACCTCGCCCGCGATTCCCGGCCTGGAGGTGCGGATTCCGGCGGGGTCCGTGATCTTCGACCATGAGCACCACGTGGCCACGCACCTCAGCCTCACGCAGATCCCGCTCGACCGTCCGCCGTTCCCGCTGCCGAAGCACGTCGACGTGCCGCTCTACTTCACCCTGCAGCCGGGCGCCGGGTACGTGTCCAACGCCACCTGGACCGGCGCGCGGATCATCTATCCGAACCGACGGCAGGCCCCGCCCGGTACCCGCTTCGACTTCTGGCACTACGATCCCGACGGCAAGGGGTGGTTCGTCTATGGTCAGGGCGAGGTGACGCGGGACGGGAGGCAGATTGTGCCCGATCCGGGCGTGGCCGTCTACGAGTTCACCGGAGCCATGGTCGCCCTCCCGTCGCTGGCGCCCCCGACCGGGCCCGTGGTGGCCGGCGCGAAGCGTGCCGATCCGGTCGATGTCGCCACCGGACTGTTCGTCCTGGAGAAGACGGACCTGGCCCTTCCCGACACGCTGCCGCTCGTGCTGACGCGGACCTATCGCCAGAACGACACCCGGTCGCGCGCCTTCGGCATCGGCGCCTCACACCCCTATGACATCTTCCTCGTCGGGGACGTCAACCCGTACACGTACGTCGACATCATTCTTCCCGATGGCGGCCGGGTGCATTTCACCCGGATCTCCCCGGGCACCGGTCCGGTCGACGCGGTCTACCAGCACACCGCCACGCCGACGGCGTTCTACGGGGCCAAGATCGCCTGGAATCCGGGGCCCTTCGTCTGGGAGCTGACGCTCAAGGACGGGACGGTCTGGTGGTTCCCGGAGGCCGCCCTGCAGACGATTGCCGCGAAGGCGGCCGTGAAGCAGATCCGCGATCGCTTCGGGAACACGATCCAGTTCGCCCGGGACGGGACCTCGGGGGATCTGCTGACGCTCACGTCGCCGACTGGCCGGTGGATCAACTTCACCTACGATACGAGCCATCGCATCACGGCGGCCGCCGACAATCTCGGCCGGCAAGTGCAGTACCAGTACGACGCGAGCGGGCGCCTGACGCAGGTCACCGATCCGAACGGAGGGGTGACGCAGTACACCTACGACGCCGACCATCGCATGCTCACGCTCCGCGACGCGCGGGGCATCACGTATCTGACCAACGCCTATGACGCCACCGGCCGGGTCATCACCCAGACCCAGGCCGACAACACGACCTTCCAGTTCGCGTACACGGTCGACGTCAACAACACGATTACGCAGACCGACGTGACCGATCCGCGCGCCATCGTCGAGCGGGTGACGTTCAACAGCCCGGGCTACATGCTGACCGACACGCGGGCCCTGGGGCGGCCGGAGCAGCAGGTAACGACCTATGCGCGGCAAGCGGGGACGAACCTGGTGCAGTCGGTGACCGACGCCTTGAACCGGCAGACGACCTTCACCTACGACACGATGGGCAACGTCACGTCTGTCACGCGCCTGGCCAGCACGCCCCAGGCCGTCATGACGAGCTTCACCTGGGAGGCGCCGTCCGCGACGACCTTCAACCGGCTGACCAGCGTCACCCCCCCGCTCGGCCCGACGACGACGAGGACGTTCGCGTACGACGACGTCAACCACAGGGTCACGGTCACCGATCCGCTGGGACACGCGACGGTGCTGACCCAGAACGCGGCGGGCCAAGTGGTGTCGGTAGCCAACGCGCTGCAGCAGGCGACGACGTTCGAGTACGACCTGCCGGGAAATCTCACGGCCATCGTCGATCCGCTGGGGAACCGCGCCACCCGCGCCTATGACGCCGTCGGCCGGCTCACGCAGCAGACGGATCCGCGCGGCACCACGACGGCCTACGTCTACGACCTGCTGAACCAGCTCCGCGCCCTCGGCGATCCGCTCGGCACGACGCGCTTCACGTACGACGCCAACGGCAACCTGCTCTCCGTCACCGACGCGCGGGGCAGCGGGACGAGCTACGCCTACAACAACATGGACAGGCTCCAATCGCGTACCGACCCCCTGCTCCGCTCGGAGAGCTACACCTATGACAACCACGGCAACCTCGCGACCTTTACCGATCGGAAGAGCCAGATCACGAGCAGGACCTACGACGGACTGAACCGCCCGGCACTCGTGACGTATGCCGACACGTCCACCACCGCCTACACCTGGGACGCCGGCGATCGCCTGACCCAGATCACCGACTCCCTCTCCGGAACCATCACGCGGAGCTACGACCTTCTGGACCGGCGGACCCAGGAGACCACCCCGCAGGGCACCATCAGCTACAGCTACGACGCGGCCGGGCGGCGGACCAGCATGACGGCGGCCGGCCAGCCGACCGTCACGTATGCGTACGACAATGCCGATCGCCTGACGTCGATCACGCAGGGCGCGTCGCTCGTGACGTTCGGCTATGACAACGCGGATCGCCGCACCTCGCTCACCCTGCCCAACGGTGTGACGACGACCTACGCCTACAACGCCGCCTCCCAACTCACAGGCCTCACGTACGCACTCGGCGCCACGACGCTCGGCACCCTCATCTACGGCTACGACACCAACGGGAACCGGAGGGCGGTCGGGGGCACCTGGGCCCGCACGGGCCTCCCCCAGCCGGTCGCTTCCGCCACCTACAACGCCGCCAACCAGCAGCTCACCTTCGGCGCCCAGACGCTCACCTACGACCTGAATGGCAACCTCACCAGCGATGGCACGAATACCTACGCCTGGAATGTGCGGAACAAGCTCGCCACGATCACCGGCCTTGTGCCGGCCAGCTTCGTCTACGACGGGACGGGCCGGCGCCGCGCGAAAACAATTAGCGATAGCACCACCAACTTCCTCTATGATGGAATCAATCCCATTCAGGAGCAGGCGGGCGCTTCGGTCAGGAATCTCCTGACCGGGCTCGGCGTGGATGAATATTTGACACGCGATGATGGGGCAGGGCTGCGGTTGTTTCTTGCGGACGCTCTCGGGTCGACCATCGCGCTCGTCGACAATGCCGCAGCGGTCCAAGGGGAGTACACCTACGAGCCGTTTGGAGCGACGACGGCTACGGGAACGTTGGGGGCCAACACGCTGACCTATACCGGCCGCGAAGACGACGAGACGGGGCTGAAGTACTACCGGGCGCGGTACTACCACCCCGCGTTCCAGCGCTTCATTAGCGAGGATCCGATCGGGCTTTTGGCGGGAGACCCCAACTTCTACATCTACGTCGGGAACAATCCCGTCAGCTTCGTTGATCCCACAGGTCTGGATAAGGAGAGGCCGTCCTGCTTTAGCCGTAACAGGTTTGCAAGCCTGTTCGCGGGCACAGGCTGGGAACCTGTGGTCACGGTGGTTGAGATTGTCTCACTTTCGTCGCTTGCGACCGATCTTGTGGCGACCGGCGTAAAGGCGACGCGCGTAGGCGTTGGCGGGCCTAAGCAGCCTTATGCTAGTGGCCTAAACGCTTTGTCTCGCGGTCTTGGCCGTGCCGTTGGCCGTCCGGCACTGACGGGGGCTCTTGTTGCGGTTGGTGATATTGCGACTCCCATCCTCGCTGTAACTGCGACATTCACCGGTGCGTACGACGCGACAATACTCGCACAGTGCGCCCTCGGAGTAATCGAGTGA